The genomic stretch GCCCTCCACGAGCGGGGGGATACCGTGCATGTATTATCTCGCAACCCGACACGCGCAGAAACGAAATTGAAGTCCGCAAGAGCGGTTTATGGTTGGAATCCTGAAACCGAAAAACTTCCTTCAGAAGCTACATCAGATGTGAAAGCGGTTGTTCATCTGGCTGGTGAAACCATCGCCGGTAGATGGAACGCCGAAAAAAAACGACGGATCCGGGATAGCCGAATTCTCTCGACCCGAAACCTCGTTGAATCGTTTGATGGGTTGCCCACAAAACCCGATGTGCTTGTCTGTGCTTCCGCAATCGGATACTATGGTGATAGTGGCGATGAGCATTTTACGGAGGCATCACCCGCCGGGACCGACTTTCTCGCCAAAGTCTGTCAAGAATGGGAGACAGAGGCACAAAAAGCGAATGCGTTTGGGATTCGGGTGGTCATGGTCCGTATTGGACTTGT from Candidatus Poribacteria bacterium encodes the following:
- a CDS encoding TIGR01777 family protein, with the translated sequence MANVLVSGGTGFIGSRVCTALHERGDTVHVLSRNPTRAETKLKSARAVYGWNPETEKLPSEATSDVKAVVHLAGETIAGRWNAEKKRRIRDSRILSTRNLVESFDGLPTKPDVLVCASAIGYYGDSGDEHFTEASPAGTDFLAKVCQEWETEAQKANAFGIRVVMVRIGLVLGLGGGLLTQVLPPFKMGIGGILGSGRQWMSWIHVDDVVGIVTHALENEEIRGPLNATAPAPVRNVEFTKTLGTVLRRPTLFPVPTFGLRLMMGEFADFVVLSQNVLPEKTEVSGYEFHHRTLESALRDLL